In Sphaeramia orbicularis chromosome 12, fSphaOr1.1, whole genome shotgun sequence, the following proteins share a genomic window:
- the cand1 gene encoding LOW QUALITY PROTEIN: cullin-associated NEDD8-dissociated protein 1 (The sequence of the model RefSeq protein was modified relative to this genomic sequence to represent the inferred CDS: inserted 2 bases in 2 codons; substituted 2 bases at 2 genomic stop codons) → MASASYHISNLLEKMTSSDKDFRFMATNDLMTELQKDSIKLDDDSERKVVRMILKLLEDKNGEVQNLAVKCLGPLVSKVKEYQVETIVDTLCTNMLSDKEQLRDISSIGLKTVIGELPPASSGSALAASVCKKITGRLTSAIAKQEDVSVQLEALDIMADMLCRQGGLLVNFHPSILSCLLPQLTSPRLAVRKRTIMALGHLVMSCGNLVFIDLIEHLLTELGRNDNMSTTRTYIQCTAAISRQAGHRIGEYLEKIIPLVVKFCNVDDDELREYCIQAFESFVRRCPKEVYQHVPTIISICLRYLTYDPNYNFDDEDEDDNAMDAEQNDEDYQGSDDEYSDDDDMSWKVRRAAAKCLDAVVSTRHEMLPEFYRSVSPALVCRFKEREENVKADVFHAYLSLLKQTRPAQSWLADPDAMEQGDTPLTMLQSQVPMIVKALHKQLKEKSVKTRQCCFNMLTELVNVLPGALTQHIPVLIPGIIFSLNDKSSSSNLKIDALACLHVIMVTHPAHAFHAHVPALVPPVVACVGDPFYKITSEALLVTQQLVKVIRPLDNQSEGSDSFDPSPYINDLFTCTIRRLKAADIDQEVKERAISCMGQIICNLGDRLPTELPGTLLIFLERLKNEITRLTTVKALTMIAGSPLKIDLRPVLPDAVPILASFLRKNQRALKLCTLAALDILLRNYSSAVTPVMVDAVLAELPPLISESDMHVSQMALSFLSTLAVTHPSSLGQLSGGNILQQLIALVRSPLLQGGALAAMLDFYQALVATDTPGLGYMDLLRMLTGPXYSQSAALPHKQAYCSIAKCVAALTRACPTEGPAVVGQFIQDVKNSRSTDSIRLLALLSLGEVGHHVDLSSQPELKTVILDAFSSSSEEVKSAASYALGSIAVGNLPEYLPFVLQEISSSKRQYLLLHSLKEIISSASVSGLKPYVESVWSLLLKHCECQEEGTRNVVAECLGKLTLIDPETLLPRLKGYHAVSSSYARSSVXTAVKFTISDQPPPIDPLLKKLHSTXXCICSGDFLKTLEDPDLNVRRVALVTFNSAAHNKPSLIRELLDSVLPQLYNETKVRKELIREVEMGPFKHTVDDGLDLRKAAFECMYTLLDSCLDRLDIFTFLNHVEDGLKDHYDIKMLTFLMLARLSSLCPSAVLQRLDRLVEPLRATCTTKVHAYSLQNSVKQEFEKQDELKRSAMRAVVALLTIPEAEKSPLMSEFQSQISSNQELAAIFDSIQRDSSSANMESMDNQLKDDIFP, encoded by the exons ATGGCGAGCGCCTCGTACCACATCTCCAACCTGCTGGAGAAAATGACTTCCAGCGACAAGGATTTCAG gtttatGGCCACTAATGACTTGATGACGGAGCTACAAAAAGATTCGATCAAATTGGATGATGACAGTGAGAGGAAG GTGGTGAGGATGATTCTCAAACTGCTGGAGGACAAAAATGGAGAAGTTCAGAACCTGGCTGTCAAATG CCTTGGGCCACTGGTCAGTAAGGTGAAAGAGTACCAGGTGGAGACAATCGTGGACACTCTGTGCACCAACATGCTTTCGGACAAAGAGCAGCTCAGAGATATTTCATCCATCGGACTCAAAACTGTGATTGGAGAGTTACCACCCGCCTCCAGTG GCTCTGCTCTAGCTGCCAGTGTGTGTAAGAAGATAACCGGCCGTCTGACGAGTGCCATTGCCAAACAGGAAGACGTCTCAGTCCAATTGGAGGCTCTCGACATCATGGCCGATATGCTCTGCAG ACAGGGGGGTCTCTTGGTCAATTTCCATCCCTCCATCCTGAGTTGTCTGCTGCCTCAGCTTACCTCCCCCAGACTGGCTGTCAGAAAG AGGACCATCATGGCTCTGGGTCACCTGGTGATGTCCTGTGGGAACTTGGTCTTCATCGATCTGATTGAGCACCTTTTGACTGAGCTGGGGAGGAATGACAACATGTCGACCACCAGGACCTACATCCAGTGCACAGCTGCCATCAGCAGACAGGCTGGACACAGGATCG GGGAGTATCTGGAGAAGATTATCCCACTGGTTGTAAAGTTTTGTAATGTTGACGATGATGAGCTCAGAGAGTACTGCATCCAGGCCTTCGAGTCCTTCGTAAGGAG GTGTCCTAAAGAAGTTTACCAACACGTTCCCACGATCATTTCTATCTGCCTGCGCTACCTGACCTATGACCCCAACTACAACTTTGATGACGAGGACGAGGATGACAATGCTATGGACGCCGAGCAGAACGATGAAGATTACCAAG GCAGCGACGATGAGTACAGTGACGATGACGACATGAGCTGGAAGGTCAGGCGGGCGGCAGCCAAGTGTTTGGATGCTGTTGTTTCGACTCGTCATGAGATGCTCCCTGAGTTTTATCGCTCTGTTTCTCCTGCACTCGTCTGTCGCTTCAAG GAAAGAGAGGAGAATGTGAAGGCGGATGTTTTCCATGCATACCTGTCACTGCTAAAACAGACCAGGCCAGCTCAGAGCTGGTTGGCTGATCCAGATGCCATGGAGCAGGGAGACACACCTCTGACCATGCTGCAGAGCCAG GTTCCTATGATTGTAAAAGCACTTCACAAGCAACTGAAGGAGAAAAGTGTCAAAACACGTCAGTGTTGTTTCAACATGCTGACTGAGCTGGTAAATGTCCTGCCAGGAGCCCTGACTCAGCACATCCCAGTACTAATACCAG GTATCATCTTCTCCTTGAACGATAAGTCAAGCAGCTCTAATTTGAAAATTGACGCCTTGGCATGTCTCCACGTCATCATGGTAACACACCCCGCCCATGCCTTCCATGCCCATGTCCCTGCTCTTGTCCCTCCGGTGGTGGCGTGTGTGGGGGACCCCTTTTACAAGATAACCTCAGAGGCTCTGCTCGTCACCCAGCAGCTTGTTAAG GTGATCCGACCTCTGGACAACCAATCAGAAGGCTCAGACAGCTTCGACCCTTCGCCTTACATCAACGACCTGTTCACCTGCACAATCAGACGCTTGAAAGCTGCTGATATAGACCAGGAGGTTAAAGAACGAGCCATCTCCTGTATGGGCCAGATCATCTGTAACCTAG GTGACCGCTTGCCTACTGAGCTTCCTGGAACATTGCTGATCTTCTTAGAACGCCTCAAGAATGAGATCACAAGGCTGACGACCGTGAAAG CTCTCACAATGATTGCCGGCTCTCCACTAAAAATCGATCTGAGGCCAGTTCTACCTGATGCTGTTCCCATCCTCGCCTCCTTCCTCCGGAAAAACCAGAGAGCTCTAAAGCTTTGCACACTGGCTGCTTTGGACATCCTGCTCAGAAACTACAG CTCGGCTGTGACTCCAGTCATGGTGGATGCTGTCCTGGCTGAGCTCCCGCCTCTGATCTCAGAGAGTGACATGCATGTGTCTCAGATGGCGCTGAGCTTCCTGTCCACACTGGCGGTGACACATCCGTCCTCACTAGGTCAACTGAGTGGTGGGAACATTCTGCAGCAGCTCATTGCATTGGTTCGATCCCCACTGCTGCAAGGAGGAGCCCTCGCTGCCATGCTCGACTTCTACCAG GCACTGGTGGCCACAGACACTCCTGGTCTGGGCTACATGGACCTGTTGAGGATGCTGACTGGTC GTTACTCCCAGAGTGCGGCTCTGCCTCATAAACAGGCCTACTGCTCCATCGCCAAATGTGTGGCTGCTCTGACCCGAGCCTGTCCCACTGAAGGACCTGCTGTGGTTGGACAGTTTATCCAG GACGTGAAGAACAGCCGCTCGACAGACTCTATCAGATTGCTTGCTCTACTGTCATTGGGAGAGGTGGGGCACCATGTGGACCTCAGCAGCCAACCAGAGCTGAAGACAGTTATCCTGGATGCCTTCTCATCCTCCAGTGAAGAG GTGAAGTCAGCAGCCTCCTACGCATTGGGTAGCATCGCAGTGGGGAACCTTCCAGAATATCTGCCCTTCGTTCTGCAGGAGATCTCCTCCTCTAAGAGACAGTACCTGCTGCTGCATTCACTCAAAGAGATCATCA gttCAGCTTCGGTATCCGGTCTGAAGCCATATGTGGAGTCAGTGTGGTCTCTGCTGCTCAAACACTGTGAGTGTCAGGAAGAAGGAACCAGAAATGTTGTGGCCGAGTGTCTGGGCAAACTGACACTGATCGACCCTGAAACCTTACTGCCACGCCTCAAAGGATACCATGCTGTCA GTTCGTCGTACGCCAGGAGCTCCG GTACGGCAGTAAAATTCACCATCTCTGATCAGCCACCGCCCATCGACCCACTACTGAAGAAACTGCATAG TACATGATGatgtatttgttcaggtgatttcCTGAAGACATTGGAGGACCCAGACCTGAACGTACGTCGTGTTGCCTTGGTAACATTTAACTCAGCAGCCCACAATAAACCCAGTCTGATCCGAGAGCTGCTGGACTCAGTTTTACCACAACTGTACAATGAAACTAAAGTCAGGAAGGAGCTGATCCGAGAG gtGGAGATGGGTCCATTCAAACACACAGTGGATGATGGCTTAGACTTGCGGAAGGCTGCATTCGAGTGCATGTACACTCTGCTGGACAGCTGCCTGGACCGGTTAGACATCTTCACCTTCCTTAACCACGTAGAGGATGGTCTGAAGGACCATTACGACATCAAG ATGCTGACGTTCCTGATGCTGGCTAGACTGTCATCTCTGTGTCCCAGTGCAGTTCTACAGagactggacagactggtggaacCGCTGAGAGCCACCTGCACCACTAAGGTACATGCATATAGTTT GCAAAACTCGGTGAAACAAGAATTCGAGAAGCAGGATGAGTTGAAGCGGTCTGCGATGCGAGCCGTCGTTGCACTGCTAACAATCCCAGAGGCTGAGAAGTCGCCACTGATGTCAGAGTTCCAGTCCCAGATCTCATCCAATCAGGAGTTGGCGGCCATCTTCGACTCCATCCAGAGGGACTCCAGCTCTGCCAATATGGAATCCATGGACAACCAGCTAAAAGACGACATATTCCCATGA